A genomic window from Pecten maximus chromosome 2, xPecMax1.1, whole genome shotgun sequence includes:
- the LOC117322306 gene encoding interleukin enhancer-binding factor 3-A-like isoform X2, whose translation MVTNCQAEDLNCLPTASDCPPVLMEEDSNQGQGQQTKAEPNQENQEGEKPTVSNKNPVQNLNELQKGLVYEFVSESVEGTTKNYTMSVEVSGEKFEGTGANKKLAKVEAAKYALLKMFNILHVPVLNETTPCKEGASPGEGTGKKRRKRKSTTPMEILNATAGGEGQEPGGPMYCCKNPVMLLNECKKDLKYEFVRESAEGVKEQDRSYTMAIEVDGQKFEGTAKSKRLAKERGSKGGPRKTLQHQNSSRIRNAG comes from the exons atggtaacaaaCTGCCAGG CGGAAGATCTGAATTGCCTGCCGACAGCATCAGATTGTCCACCTGTACTGATGGAAGAGGACAGCaatcaaggtcaaggacaaCAAACCAAAGCAGAACCAAATCAGGAAAACCAGGAGGGTGAAAAGCCAACAGTTTCAAATAAGAACCCGGTACAGAACCTCAACGAACTCCAGAAGGGCTTGGTTTATGAGTTTGTGAGTGAATCTGTGGAGGGTACCACCAAAAACTACACGATGAGCGTCGAAGTGAGTGGCGAGAAGTTTGAGGGTACCGGCGCGAACAAAAAGCTTGCGAAAGTGGAGGCTGCCAAGTACGCCCTTCTAAAGATGTTTAACATTCTTCATGTACCAG TTTTGAATGAGACTACGCCATGCAAGGAAGGAGCCTCTCCGGGAGAGGGGACTGGCAAAAAGAGGAGGAAGAGGAAAAGTACCACACCCATGGAGATCCTCAATGCCACTGCTGGAGGCGAGGGTCAGGAACCAGGAGGACCAATGTACTGTTGTAAAAACCCTGTCATGCTCCTCAACGAGTGTAAAAAGGACCTTAAA TATGAGTTTGTGCGAGAGTCAGCTGAAGGTGTAAAGGAACAGGATAGGTCCTACACCATGGCGATAGAAGTTGATGGTCAGAAATTTGAGGGCACAGCTAAGAGCAAGAGGCTGGCGAAAGAACGAGGCAGCAAAGGTGGTCCTCGAAAAACTCTTCAACATCAAAATAGTTCCAG AATCAGAAATGCCGGCTGA
- the LOC117322306 gene encoding interleukin enhancer-binding factor 3 homolog isoform X1: protein MAASGFPIDFVKAEDLNCLPTASDCPPVLMEEDSNQGQGQQTKAEPNQENQEGEKPTVSNKNPVQNLNELQKGLVYEFVSESVEGTTKNYTMSVEVSGEKFEGTGANKKLAKVEAAKYALLKMFNILHVPVLNETTPCKEGASPGEGTGKKRRKRKSTTPMEILNATAGGEGQEPGGPMYCCKNPVMLLNECKKDLKYEFVRESAEGVKEQDRSYTMAIEVDGQKFEGTAKSKRLAKERGSKGGPRKTLQHQNSSRIRNAG from the exons atggctgcaagCGGGTTTCCCATCGATTTTGTGAAAG CGGAAGATCTGAATTGCCTGCCGACAGCATCAGATTGTCCACCTGTACTGATGGAAGAGGACAGCaatcaaggtcaaggacaaCAAACCAAAGCAGAACCAAATCAGGAAAACCAGGAGGGTGAAAAGCCAACAGTTTCAAATAAGAACCCGGTACAGAACCTCAACGAACTCCAGAAGGGCTTGGTTTATGAGTTTGTGAGTGAATCTGTGGAGGGTACCACCAAAAACTACACGATGAGCGTCGAAGTGAGTGGCGAGAAGTTTGAGGGTACCGGCGCGAACAAAAAGCTTGCGAAAGTGGAGGCTGCCAAGTACGCCCTTCTAAAGATGTTTAACATTCTTCATGTACCAG TTTTGAATGAGACTACGCCATGCAAGGAAGGAGCCTCTCCGGGAGAGGGGACTGGCAAAAAGAGGAGGAAGAGGAAAAGTACCACACCCATGGAGATCCTCAATGCCACTGCTGGAGGCGAGGGTCAGGAACCAGGAGGACCAATGTACTGTTGTAAAAACCCTGTCATGCTCCTCAACGAGTGTAAAAAGGACCTTAAA TATGAGTTTGTGCGAGAGTCAGCTGAAGGTGTAAAGGAACAGGATAGGTCCTACACCATGGCGATAGAAGTTGATGGTCAGAAATTTGAGGGCACAGCTAAGAGCAAGAGGCTGGCGAAAGAACGAGGCAGCAAAGGTGGTCCTCGAAAAACTCTTCAACATCAAAATAGTTCCAG AATCAGAAATGCCGGCTGA